The Stegostoma tigrinum isolate sSteTig4 chromosome 38, sSteTig4.hap1, whole genome shotgun sequence genome contains a region encoding:
- the LOC125447133 gene encoding uncharacterized protein LOC125447133 isoform X2 yields the protein MKFYHVCPKNSLKEQQGAVQDLIVAFFLAIFLSTSSLACQFEGFQPHTTTYGSAIETLRTHLPTDYNLTVFLQDATKLDSCCVDLQAMLSLNRSIGHLYHHSMDRLQNLTFNVLRELRFLEDCPIRESFHCEMVQWNSSHLLLNLMEHFRLFDAKFNQKKCDFGRCTLHTCLAGDVATTMLPAANATAISVEPGMFANGTENVPTRPMIGNATNPTPAMTHRNLTSLTNGSNPSPALTSWNLTRLTNRTSTVLALNDSVAATANQTSVNPTPPSNGNDRPLAATFCSTEPRTTISSIATQTVVLIVSVLLNMALFFCLMDRRRRMRK from the exons GTGGCTTTCTTCCTGGCTATATTTTTATCAACAAGCTCTCTCGCTTGTCAGTTTGAAGGATTCCAACCGCACACTACGACCTATGGTTCAGCAATCGAGACCCTG AGGACACATCTCCCGACAGACTACAACCTCACTGTTTTCCTGCAGGACGCCACCAAACTG GACAGCTGTTGTGTTGATCTGCAGGCGATGTTATCCCTGAATCGCTCGATTGGACATCTTTACCATCACTCGATGGACAGGCTCCAAAATTTGACATTCAATGTGCTCCGGGAGCTGAGGTTTCTGGAGGATTGTCCGATTCGT GAATCCTTTCACTGTGAAATGGTGCAATGGAATTCTTCGCATCTTCTCCTGAACTTGATGGAACATTTCAGACTTTTCGATGCCAAGTTCAATCAGAAGAAATGTGACTTTGGACGATGCACTTTACACACCTGCCTGGCAG GAGATGTTGCAACGACAATGTTGCCAGCAGCAAATGCCACAGCAATTTCAGTGGAGCCAGGAATGTTTGCCAATGGAACGGAGAACGTGCCCACCCGTCCAATGATTGGCAATGCAACCAATCCCACTCCAGCTATGACCCATCGCAACCTGACCAGCTTAACCAACGGAAGCAATCCATCTCCAGCCTTGACCAGTTGGAACCTCACACGTTTAACCAACAGAACCAGCACCGTTCTGGCTTTGAATGACAGCGTAGCTGCTACAGCAAACCAAACCAGTGTCAACCCAACACCTCCAAGCAATGGAAACGACAGGCCACTGGCAGCAACATTCTGCAGCACTGAGCCCCGTACGACCATCTCTTCAATAGCAACACAAACAGTTGTACTCATAGTCAGCGTGCTTTTAAATATGGCCCTCTTCTTCTGCTTGATGGATAGGAGAAGGCGGATg AGAAAGTGA
- the LOC125447133 gene encoding uncharacterized protein LOC125447133 isoform X1, which translates to MKFYHVCPKNSLKEQQGAVQDLIVAFFLAIFLSTSSLACQFEGFQPHTTTYGSAIETLRTHLPTDYNLTVFLQDATKLDSCCVDLQAMLSLNRSIGHLYHHSMDRLQNLTFNVLRELRFLEDCPIRESFHCEMVQWNSSHLLLNLMEHFRLFDAKFNQKKCDFGRCTLHTCLAGDVATTMLPAANATAISVEPGMFANGTENVPTRPMIGNATNPTPAMTHRNLTSLTNGSNPSPALTSWNLTRLTNRTSTVLALNDSVAATANQTSVNPTPPSNGNDRPLAATFCSTEPRTTISSIATQTVVLIVSVLLNMALFFCLMDRRRRMAPPHMTEMEPLSFPREEVLEA; encoded by the exons GTGGCTTTCTTCCTGGCTATATTTTTATCAACAAGCTCTCTCGCTTGTCAGTTTGAAGGATTCCAACCGCACACTACGACCTATGGTTCAGCAATCGAGACCCTG AGGACACATCTCCCGACAGACTACAACCTCACTGTTTTCCTGCAGGACGCCACCAAACTG GACAGCTGTTGTGTTGATCTGCAGGCGATGTTATCCCTGAATCGCTCGATTGGACATCTTTACCATCACTCGATGGACAGGCTCCAAAATTTGACATTCAATGTGCTCCGGGAGCTGAGGTTTCTGGAGGATTGTCCGATTCGT GAATCCTTTCACTGTGAAATGGTGCAATGGAATTCTTCGCATCTTCTCCTGAACTTGATGGAACATTTCAGACTTTTCGATGCCAAGTTCAATCAGAAGAAATGTGACTTTGGACGATGCACTTTACACACCTGCCTGGCAG GAGATGTTGCAACGACAATGTTGCCAGCAGCAAATGCCACAGCAATTTCAGTGGAGCCAGGAATGTTTGCCAATGGAACGGAGAACGTGCCCACCCGTCCAATGATTGGCAATGCAACCAATCCCACTCCAGCTATGACCCATCGCAACCTGACCAGCTTAACCAACGGAAGCAATCCATCTCCAGCCTTGACCAGTTGGAACCTCACACGTTTAACCAACAGAACCAGCACCGTTCTGGCTTTGAATGACAGCGTAGCTGCTACAGCAAACCAAACCAGTGTCAACCCAACACCTCCAAGCAATGGAAACGACAGGCCACTGGCAGCAACATTCTGCAGCACTGAGCCCCGTACGACCATCTCTTCAATAGCAACACAAACAGTTGTACTCATAGTCAGCGTGCTTTTAAATATGGCCCTCTTCTTCTGCTTGATGGATAGGAGAAGGCGGATg GCCCCTCCACACATGACTGAAATGGAGCCATTGTCATTCCCCAGAGAGGAGGTTCTCGAGGCATAG